A section of the Humulus lupulus chromosome 2, drHumLupu1.1, whole genome shotgun sequence genome encodes:
- the LOC133813860 gene encoding uncharacterized protein LOC133813860, translating to MYTDGASNSQRAGIGIVLEAPSGLKIEEAIRLEQSTTNNEAEYEALIYALELAREMGIQRLNVRGDSQLMIEQVAGNFDTKAPHLTSLLQKVTDLRSHFRQFELIQVPREQNQKADALAKLASAGGCTRQSSISISRSSKDMEVYSTSSGPECWMDPIIRYLSTSELPHNPNDAKLLRLRAQRYSIIHGMLYRRSFNGPYLRCLRPSEAKKLLEEIHEGTYGNHTGGRSELPKAARGRRYALVATDYFTKWVVAEAYVTVSKTDTMSFIWKHIICQFGIPWEIVVDNGTPFQNAKVQELCDTYKIKLSFASVTYPQGNGQAEASNKVIFANIKKNLEDKKGAWAYELPKVLWAYRTTKRSSTGESPFAMVYGTEAIIPTEVGLPTLRTEIVSDQTTNNIQLLHNLDLLEEVRTMAQLRRENYQKAAERYYNKRVHTRTFREGDWVLRKVTSNKKKLEPNWKGLFKIIKVHYKPYPLTCIRGALPAVYSALTIAAEPSTVTLQILHQYILTGLAIQGLGGTCPTFAPISYTMGASDRIQDSPNKPSIYHTVWVHWKDIYLALFTFSICLDARFYASPPAFGQNHINPFNTVGKYQSPEAEPPRIGPLHNSLRVRRSTTQQ from the exons ATGTATACTGACGGAGCATCCAATTCCCAAAGGGCTGGCATTGGCATCGTATTAGAGGCTCCCTCGGGCCTCAAAATTGAAGAAGCCATTCGTTTAGAGCAATCCACGacgaataatgaagcagaatatgaggcactaATCTATGCTTTAGAACTAGCACGAGAAATGGGCATCCAGCGTCTGAATGTCAGAGGAGACTCACAGCTTATGATAGAGCAAGTGGCTGGAAATTTCGATACTAAGGCACCCCATCTGACTAGCCTTCTACAGAAGGTAACTGACTTGCGATCACATTTTCGCCAGTTCGAACTCATACAAGTGCCTAGGGAACAAAATCAGAAGGCCGATGCCCTCGCCAAATTAGCCTCTGCAGGAGGTTGCACACGCCAGTCCTCCATATCTATAAGCCGATCAAGCAAAGACATGGAAGTCTATTCAACATCGTCCGGACCTGAATGCTGGATGGATCCAATCATAAGATACTTGTCCACCTCCGAACTCCCACATAATCCGAACGACGCAAAGCTTCTGCGCCTTCGGGCACAACGTTATTCCATAATCCATGGGATGCTATACCGCAGGTCCTTCAACGGCCCCTACCTACGGTGTTTGCGTccatcagaagctaaaaaattactagaagagatacatgagggGACATATGGAAATCACACAGGGGGACGGA GCGAACTACCTAAGGCTGCCAGAGGAAGGCGGTATGCTCTGGTGGCcactgattacttcacaaaatgggttgtgGCAGAGGCATACGTCACAGTCAGCAAAACAGACACTATGTCCTTCATTTGGAAGCATATCATTTGTCAATTTGGGATACCATGGGAGATAGTCGTGGACAATGGAACCCCATTCCAAAATGCGAAGGTACAAGAACTATGTGACACATACAAGATCAAGCTAAGCTTTGCCTCTGTCACTTACCCACAAGGCAACGGCCAAGCAGAAGCTTCCAACAAAGTTATCTTTGCCAACATTAAGAAGAACTTAGAAGATAAAAAAGGAGCATGGGCATATGAACTACCAAAAGTGttatgggcatataggacaaCAAAAAGATCCTCTACGGGGGAATCTCCCTTCGCCATGGTATATGGAACAGAAGCCATCATCCCAACAGAAGTGGGCCTACCTACACTTCGAACAGAGATCGTGTCTGATCAAACAACCAACAACATCCAACTATTACACAACCTAGACCTTCTGGAAGAAGTACGTACGATGGCGCAATTACGACGAGAAAATTATCAAAAGGCCGCAGAACGCTACTACAACAAAAGAGTTCACACACGCACATTTCGAGAAGGTGATTGGGTTCTGCGTAAGGTCACAAGCAACAAGAAGAAGCTAGAACCTAATTGGAAAGGGCTTTTCAAAATCATAAAA GTGCACTACAAACCCTACCCTCTTACCTGCATAAGAGGAGCACTTCCTGCTGTCTACTCTGCCCTGACTATCGCAGCAGAACCATCAACTGTCACGCTTCAGATTCTTCACCAGTACATACTaactggtttggcaatccaaggcCTGGGAGGAACTTGTCCCACATTCGCACCCATATCCTACACAATGGGTGCCTCTGACAGGATACAAGACAGCCCAAACAAGCCATCGATATACCACACGGTATGGGTGCATTGGAAAGATATCTACCTCGCACTCTTCACCTTTAGCATCTGCCTCGACGCCCGATTCTACGCTTCGCCCCCTGCCTTCGGCCAAAATCACATTAACCCCTTTAACACTGTGGGAAAGTATCAGTCACCAGAGGCCGAACCCCCTCGGATTGGACCGCTACATAACTCCCTACGCGTAAGAAGGTCCACCACTCAACAATAG
- the LOC133817083 gene encoding SWI/SNF complex component SNF12 homolog has product MSMNNNNPPKNLGPSSSPFGNAGMVPPSMGPNPNFPQSQGQAQIPAGFQGQYQLSQSQAQAIAHAQSKAQAHAQAQVQAAHAQFQAQLQAQGLSLNQNQGIVNMGSASPNLSTPGSLGMKRIPQKPPVRPPGFSPPNMMSPMRTMELTPAARRKKQKLPEKQLQDKVAAILPESALYTQLLEFESRVDAALTRKKVDIQEALKTPPCIQKTLRIYVFNTFANQIRTIPKKPNAEPPTWSLKIVGRLLEDGIDPDQPGAVQKTNPMYPKFSAFFKRVTISLDQRLYPDNHIIVWENARAPAPHEGFEVKRKGDKEFSANIRLEMNYIPEKFKLSQPLMEVLGIEVDTRPRIIAAIWQYVKARKLQNPHDPSFFNCDPPLQKVFGEEKMKFTMVSQKVSQHLFPPQPIHLEHKIKLSGNSPVGSACYDVLVDVPFPIQRELSALLANSEKSKEIDACDEAICGAIRKILEHRRRRAFFLGFSQSPVEFINALIESQSKDLKYVAGEGSRSAEKERRSDFFNQPWVEDAVIRYLNRKPITGSDVPGSA; this is encoded by the exons ATGTCAATGAACAATAATAACCCACCAAAGAACCTTGGGCCCTCTTCGTCGCCCTTTGGTAATGCTGGTATGGTTCCTCCATCCATGGGACCAAATCCCAACTTTCCTCAATCACAAGGTCAAGCTCAAATCCCAGCTGGCTTTCAAGGACAGTATCAGTTATCCCAATCCCAAGCACAGGCTATAGCCCACGCACAGTCAAAAGCTCAGGCCCATGCCCAAGCTCAGGTTCAAGCAGCTCATGCTCAGTTCCAAGCTCAGTTGCAAGCGCAGGGGCTCTCCCTTAACCAAAACCAAGGCATTGTGAACATGGGCTCTGCTTCGCCTAACCTTTCGACTCCTGGTAGTTTAGGTATGAAAAGAATTCCTCAGAAACCTCCTGTACGCCCTCCTGGTTTTTCCCCTCCAAACATGATGTCGCCTATGAGAACAATGGAACTCACACCAGCAGCTCGTAGAAAGAAGCAGAAGCTTCCTGAGAAGCAGTTACAAGACAAAGTGGCGGCCATTCTGCCTGAATCTGCTCTATATACTCAGCTTCTTGAGTTTGAGAGTCGCGTTGATGCTGCTCTCACCAGAAAGAAAGTTGACATCCAAGAGGCTCTCAAAACCCCGCCTTGCATTCAGAAAACCCTTCGAATTTACGTGTTCAACACTTTTGCGAATCAGATCCGTACGATACCAAAAAAGCCTAATGCGGAGCCTCCTACATGGTCTCTTAAGATAGTTGGGCGGCTCTTGGAAGATGGAATAGATCCTGATCAGCCTGGTGCTGTTCAGAAAACAAACCCCATGTACCCAAAGTTCTCAGCTTTCTTCAAAAGAGTAACCATTTCGCTTGACCAGAGACTTTACCCTGATAATCACATTATTGTATGGGAAAATGCTCGAGCCCCGGCTCCTCATGAAGGATTTGAGGTGAAGAGAAAGGGAGATAAAGAATTTAGTGCGAACATACGGTTGGAAATGAACTACATTCCTGAGAAGTTCAAGCTATCACAAccattaatggaagttcttggtATTGAGGTTGATACCCGTCCAAGAATAATTGCTGCTATTTGGCAGTATGTGAAGGCTAGGAAGTTGCAGAACCCACACGACCCTTCGTTTTTCAATTGCGATCCGCCCCTTCAGAAAGTTTTTGGGGAAGAGAAGATGAAATTCACCATGGTTTCTCAAAAGGTCTCTCAGCATTTGTTCCCTCCACAACCTATTCATTTGGAGCATAAGATCAAACTTTCAGGAAATAGTCCAGTGGGAAGTGCTTGTTATGATGTGTTGGTTGATGTACCTTTCCCAATTCAGAGAGAATTGTCTGCTCTTTTGGCCAACTCAGAAAAGAGCAAGGAAATCGATGCATGTGATGAAGCTATATGTGGAGCTATAAGAAAAATCCTAGAGCACCGCCGGAGGCGGGCCTTCTTCCTTGGGTTTAGTCAGTCACCAGTGGAATTTATCAATGCTTTGATTGAATCCCAAAGCAAGGATCTGAAGTATGTAGCTGGAGAAGGAAGTCGCAGTGCTGAAAAGGAGCGTCGGTCAGATTTCTTCAACCAGCCATG GGTTGAAGATGCTGTTATCCGTTACTTGAATCGCAAGCCAATTACTGGAAGTGATGTTCCTGGAAGCGCTTGA